In the genome of Bacillus thuringiensis, the window GGAGCATCAGAAGGTAGTAATTCGTAGGCGTACTGCTTATGAATTAGAAAAAGCAGAGGCACGTGCTCATATTTTAGAAGGATTACGAATTGCTTTAGATCATCTTGATGAAGTTATTACTTTAATTCGTAGTTCAAAAACGGCTGATATTGCAAAACAAGGTTTAATGGAACGTTTCGGTTTAAGTGAGAAACAAGCGCAAGCGATTTTAGATATGCGTCTGCAACGCTTAACTGGATTAGAACGTGAAAAAATCGAGCAAGAATATCAAGACTTAATGAAGTTAATTGCTGAATTAAAAGCAATTTTAGCAGATGAAGAGAAAGTTCTTGAGATTATTCGTGAAGAATTAACAGAAGTAAAAGAGCGTTTCAATGATAAGAGACGAACAGAGATTACAATCGGCGGTATGGAATTTATTGAAGATGAAGATTTAATTCCTGAGCAAAATATTGCGATTACGTTAACTCATAACGGTTATATTAAGAGGTTACCAGCTTCTACGTACAAAACACAGAACCGTGGGGGACGTGGTGTACAAGGAATGGGTACGAATGACGATGACTTTGTTGAACATTTATTAACAACGTCTACTCATGATCATATTTTATTCTTTACAAACAAGGGTAAAGTATACCGTACGAAAGGATACGAAATCCCAGAGTATAGTCGTACTGCAAAAGGGCTACCAATTATTAACCTATTAGGGGTAGATAAGGGTGAGTGGATCAATGCCATTATTCCAATTCGTGAATTTGGTGACGACCAGTTCTTATTCTTTACAACGAAACAAGGTATTTCTAAGAGAACACCACTTTCATCATTTGCAAATATACGTACGAACGGTTTAATTGCAATTTCTCTTCGTGAAGAAGATGAAGTGATTTCTGTACGTTTAACATCTGGCGATAAAGATATTATCGTAGGGACAAGCAACGGTATGTTAATTCGCTTCAATGAACAAGATGTACGTTCTATGGGCCGTAATGCAGCTGGTGTAAAAGCTATTACACTAGGCGAAGAAGACCAAGTAGTAGGTATGGAAATTGTTGAAGAAGATACGAATGTCTTAATTGTAACGAAAAACGGGTATGGTAAGCGTACTCCAGTTGAAGAGTATCGACTACAAAGTCGTGGTGGTAAAGGTCTTAAGACTTGTAACATTACAGATAAAAACGGTAAGTTAGTAGCGGTTAAGTCTGTAACAGGTGAAGAAGACATCATGCTAATTACAGCCGCAGGCGTTATTATTCGTATGCCAGTTGATCAAATCTCTCAAATGGGACGTAATACACAAGGTGTTCGTCTAATTCGTTTAGAGGATGAGCAAGAGGTAGCGACAGTAGCAAAAGCACAGAAAGATGAAGAAGAAGAATCTAATGAAGAGGTTTCTTCTGAAGAATAAGAGGGTGGATTTTCCCCCCTCTTATTTTTTTATAATAATACTTGCATAGTGATAGGAAAGTCTATATAATAGGCAGAGTCAGCAAATGAGAGATACAAATTATCTTGAAAAACTTGTTGACGAAAATAATATACTATGATATATTATAAAAGTCGCTGAAACGCGATGTTGAACTTTGAAAACTAAACGAAACAAACAACGTGAAACGTCAATTTTTATTTTTAGATGCTAGACAAACTAACTTTATTGGAGAGTTTGATCCTGGCTCAGGATGAACGCTGGCGGCGTGCCTAATACATGCAAGTCGAGCGAATGGATTGAGAGCTTGCTCTCGAGAAGTTAGCGGCGGACGGGTGAGTAACACGTGGGTAACCTGCCCATAAGACTGGGATAACTCCGGGAAACCGGGGCTAATACCGGATAACATTTTGAACTGCATGGTTCGAAATTGAAAGGCGGCTTCGGCTGTCACTTATGGATGGACCCGCGTCGCATTAGCTAGTTGGTGAGGTAACGGCTCACCAAGGCAACGATGCGTAGCCGACCTGAGAGGGTGATCGGCCACACTGGGACTGAGACACGGCCCAGACTCCTACGGGAGGCAGCAGTAGGGAATCTTCCGCAATGGACGAAAGTCTGACGGAGCAACGCCGCGTGAGTGATGAAGGCTTTCGGGTCGTAAAACTCTGTTGTTAGGGAAGAACAAGTGCTAGTTGAATAAGCTGGCACCTTGACGGTACCTAACCAGAAAGCCACGGCTAACTACGTGCCAGCAGCCGCGGTAATACGTAGGTGGCAAGCGTTATCCGGAATTATTGGGCGTAAAGCGCGCGCAGGTGGTTTCTTAAGTCTGATGTGAAAGCCCACGGCTCAACCGTGGAGGGTCATTGGAAACTGGGAGACTTGAGTGCAGAAGAGGAAAGTGGAATTCCATGTGTAGCGGTGAAATGCGTAGAGATATGGAGGAACACCAGTGGCGAAGGCGACTTTCTGGTCTGTAACTGACACTGAGGCGCGAAAGCGTGGGGAGCAAACAGGATTAGATACCCTGGTAGTCCACGCCGTAAACGATGAGTGCTAAGTGTTAGAGGGTTTCCGCCCTTTAGTGCTGAAGTTAACGCATTAAGCACTCCGCCTGGGGAGTACGGCCGCAAGGCTGAAACTCAAAGGAATTGACGGGGGCCCGCACAAGCGGTGGAGCATGTGGTTTAATTCGAAGCAACGCGAAGAACCTTACCAGGTCTTGACATCCTCTGAAAACCCTAGAGATAGGGCTTCTCCTTCGGGAGCAGAGTGACAGGTGGTGCATGGTTGTCGTCAGCTCGTGTCGTGAGATGTTGGGTTAAGTCCCGCAACGAGCGCAACCCTTGATCTTAGTTGCCATCATTAAGTTGGGCACTCTAAGGTGACTGCCGGTGACAAACCGGAGGAAGGTGGGGATGACGTCAAATCATCATGCCCCTTATGACCTGGGCTACACACGTGCTACAATGGACGGTACAAAGAGCTGCAAGACCGCGAGGTGGAGCTAATCTCATAAAACCGTTCTCAGTTCGGATTGTAGGCTGCAACTCGCCTACATGAAGCTGGAATCGCTAGTAATCGCGGATCAGCATGCCGCGGTGAATACGTTCCCGGGCCTTGTACACACCGCCCGTCACACCACGAGAGTTTGTAACACCCGAAGTCGGTGGGGTAACCTTTATGGAGCCAGCCGCCTAAGGTGGGACAGATGATTGGGGTGAAGTCGTAACAAGGTAGCCGTATCGGAAGGTGCGGCTGGATCACCTCCTTTCTATGGAGAATTGATGAACGCTGTTCATCAATATAAGTTTCCGTGTTTCGTTTTCGTTTAGTTTTGAGAGTTCAATTCAATATTGACTCTTAAATGAGGATATGATATAAATAAATCCTGCAATTTGTATGGGCCTATAGCTCAGCTGGTTAGAGCGCACGCCTGATAAGCGTGAGGTCGATGGTTCGAGTCCATTTAGGCCCACCATACATTTTGGGGCCTTAGCTCAGCTGGGAGAGCGCCTGCCTTGCACGCAGGAGGTCAGCGGTTCGATCCCGCTAGGCTCCACCAAAAAGCTATTTTAAATAGCAAATGGTATGTTCTTTGAAAACTAGATAACAGTGTAGCTCATATTTTTTAATTTTTAGTTTGGTTAAGTTAGAAAGGGCGCACGGTGGATGCCTTGACACTAGGAGTCGATGAAGGACGGGACTAACGCCGATATGCTTCGGGGAGCTGTAAGTAAGCTTTGATCCGAAGATTTCCGAATGGGGAAACCCACTATACGTAATGGTATGGTATCCTTACCTGAATACATAGGGTATGGAAGACAGACCCAGGGAACTGAAACATCTAAGTACCTGGAGGAAGAGAAAGCAAATGCGATTTCCTGAGTAGCGGCGAGCGAAACGGAACATAGCCCAAACCAAGAGGCTTGCCTCTTGGGGTTGTAGGACATTCTATACGGAGTTACAAAGGAACGAGGTAGACGAAGCGACCTGGAAAGGTCCGTCGTAGAGGGTAACAACCCCGTAGTCGAAACTTCGTTCTCTCTTGAATGTATCCTGAGTACGGCGGAACACGTGAAATTCCGTCGGAATCTGGGAGGACCATCTCCCAAGGCTAAATACTCCCTAGTGATCGATAGTGAACCAGTACCGTGAGGGAAAGGTGAAAAGCACCCCGGAAGGGGAGTGAAAGAGATCCTGAAACCGTGTGCCTACAAATAGTCAGAGCCCGTTAATGGGTGATGGCGTGCCTTTTGTAGAATGAACCGGCGAGTTACGATCCCGTGCAAGGTTAAGCTGAAGAGGCGGAGCCGCAGCGAAAGCGAGTCTGAATAGGGCGTTTAGTACGTGGTCGTAGACCCGAAACCAGGTGATCTACCCATGTCCAGGGTGAAGTTCAGGTAACACTGAATGGAGGCCCGAACCCACGCACGTTGAAAAGTGCGGGGATGAGGTGTGGGTAGCGGAGAAATTCCAATCGAACCTGGAGATAGCTGGTTCTCCCCGAAATAGCTTTAGGGCTAGCCTTAAGTGTAAGAGTCTTGGAGGTAGAGCACTGATTGAACTAGGGGTCCTCATCGGATTACCGAATTCAGTCAAACTCCGAATGCCAATGACTTATCCTTAGGAGTCAGACTGCGAGTGATAAGATCCGTAGTCAAGAGGGAAACAGCCCAGATCGCCAGCTAAGGTCCCAAAGTGTGTATTAAGTGGAAAAGGATGTGGAGTTGCTTAGACAACTAGGATGTTGGCTTAGAAGCAGCCACCATTTAAAGAGTGCGTAATAGCTCACTAGTCGAGTGACTCTGCGCCGAAAATGTACCGGGGCTAAATACACCACCGAAGCTGCGAATTGATACCAATGGTATCAGTGGTAGGGGAGCGTTCTAAGTGCAGTGAAGTCAGACCGGAAGGACTGGTGGAGCGCTTAGAAGTGAGAATGCCGGTATGAGTAGCGAAAGACGGGTGAGAATCCCGTCCACCGAATGCCTAAGGTTTCCTGAGGAAGGCTCGTCCGCTCAGGGTTAGTCAGGACCTAAGCCGAGGCCGACAGGCGTAGGCGATGGACAACAGGTTGATATTCCTGTACCACCTCTTTATCGTTTGAGCAATGGAGGGACGCAGAAGGATAGAAGAAGCGTGCGATTGGTTGTGCACGTCCAAGCAGTTAGGCTGATAAGTAGGCAAATCCGCTTATCGTGAAGGCTG includes:
- the gyrA gene encoding DNA gyrase subunit A codes for the protein MSDNQQQARIREINISHEMRTSFLDYAMSVIVSRALPDVRDGLKPVHRRVLYAMNDLGITADKAYKKSARIVGEVIGKYHPHGDSAVYETMVRMAQDFSQRYMLVDGHGNFGSVDGDSAAAMRYTEARMSKISMELIRDISKNTIDYQDNYDGSEREPIVLPARFPNLLVNGTTGIAVGMATNIPPHQLGEVIDGVLALSHNPDITIAELMEYIPGPDFPTSGLILGRSGIRRAYETGRGSIMLRAKVEIEEKSNGKQSIIVTELPYQVNKARLIEKIAELVRDKKIEGITDLRDESDRNGMRIVMEVRRDANANVLLNNLYKHTALQTSFGINMLSLVNGEPQVLNLKQNLYHYLEHQKVVIRRRTAYELEKAEARAHILEGLRIALDHLDEVITLIRSSKTADIAKQGLMERFGLSEKQAQAILDMRLQRLTGLEREKIEQEYQDLMKLIAELKAILADEEKVLEIIREELTEVKERFNDKRRTEITIGGMEFIEDEDLIPEQNIAITLTHNGYIKRLPASTYKTQNRGGRGVQGMGTNDDDFVEHLLTTSTHDHILFFTNKGKVYRTKGYEIPEYSRTAKGLPIINLLGVDKGEWINAIIPIREFGDDQFLFFTTKQGISKRTPLSSFANIRTNGLIAISLREEDEVISVRLTSGDKDIIVGTSNGMLIRFNEQDVRSMGRNAAGVKAITLGEEDQVVGMEIVEEDTNVLIVTKNGYGKRTPVEEYRLQSRGGKGLKTCNITDKNGKLVAVKSVTGEEDIMLITAAGVIIRMPVDQISQMGRNTQGVRLIRLEDEQEVATVAKAQKDEEEESNEEVSSEE